The Caldibacillus debilis DSM 16016 genomic sequence GTTGTTATAAAAAAAGGAGTTTGAACGATAATTTTCTTTATTTTCAAAGTTACTCTTATTTGCTTTCCATTAACTTTATTCATAATGAGATGTTTTATATGGCATTTTCAGCTCAACTTCAGTTCCCTCATTCACGGTGCTGCTTATGGTTATTCCAAAATCATCCCCATATAAAATTTTTAAGCGCCTATTTGCATTGTATAAACCAATTTGTTCTGTTGCATTTTCTTCCTTAGACAATAGTTCCTGCAATTCCTGAAGTTTTTCCGGTTCAATTCCACTGCCGTCATCATAAACCGACAAAATAAGAATATTGCCATCGATCCTTCCTTTAATGAAAATTTTCATTTTCATTTTCTTTTTATAACCATATTTCAGGGAGTTTTCGACGATTGGCTGAAGAATGAGCTTCGGTACATACGCTTCTTTGGCCTTCGCGGGAATATGGATTTCATAATTTAGCCGATCTTGAAAACGCAATTTATGCAATTGTAAATAGTCAATAGTATATTCCAAATCATTTTCTAAAGGGATTTCCTCTCCGGTGGCATCATAACTGTAACGCAATAATTTGGATAAAGTCATAATAATTTGTTCCGCTTTTTTCGTATCAACAAGCATGGTGTATCGAAGTGTCTCGAGGACATTGAACAAAAAATGGGGATTAAATTGGCTTTTCAGAAGTTTTATTTCGCTGATTCTTCTGATCCGGGCCAATTCTGCATTTCGTTTCATTAATTGATCCAGACTGTTCACCATATCATTATATTGTTTGTATAAATAGACAAATTCGTTTTCTGTAAAATCGCCGTCATCTTTAAAATCTACATAGGCATCCAAATTTCCTCTTTGCAGCTGCTGGACAGCCGTCACCAATTTATTAATGGACTGGGCATTTTTTGAAGCCATTTTTTCTGCCAAAATTCTTACCAAAAAATAAAGAATGGTCCCTGTAAGAAGTGAGAACCCGAAATATATCAAGGACATAGAATTATTTTTTGCTGATTTTAGAGTATATATTTTAAATTGGCCATCATAGCTGTCCCGTTGGGAAAAGTAAAATGTTTCTTCGTTGATTTTCACTTTTGATCGTCCGACATATTCCAGGCGGAATTTA encodes the following:
- a CDS encoding sensor histidine kinase, coding for MNNQKRDFKQATKALFMKYTVIPVFFLFFVFFSFTYIFIYFKTINDTEETADNILRQVNDIYDSYRNEILELADSTKVKDFLKNNQNSNLVFEEFYNFNNKQKVKSVFTLVNENGKVLLSTNRNQIQNDYHFTRFINYIKKNPDKIAMDVMESQISRGEMTTLSLGKSIVENKNVIGGIVLQLYENDILNILFSENIDIAIVTDKFDNIIATTNDLAKGIMNKFRLEYVGRSKVKINEETFYFSQRDSYDGQFKIYTLKSAKNNSMSLIYFGFSLLTGTILYFLVRILAEKMASKNAQSINKLVTAVQQLQRGNLDAYVDFKDDGDFTENEFVYLYKQYNDMVNSLDQLMKRNAELARIRRISEIKLLKSQFNPHFLFNVLETLRYTMLVDTKKAEQIIMTLSKLLRYSYDATGEEIPLENDLEYTIDYLQLHKLRFQDRLNYEIHIPAKAKEAYVPKLILQPIVENSLKYGYKKKMKMKIFIKGRIDGNILILSVYDDGSGIEPEKLQELQELLSKEENATEQIGLYNANRRLKILYGDDFGITISSTVNEGTEVELKMPYKTSHYE